One window from the genome of Candidatus Binataceae bacterium encodes:
- a CDS encoding oligosaccharide flippase family protein — MWTAFARSVRDNVMGEFAVQVIRIGGIVILARRLHPEDFGLLKVLLVVSVFATLFCEAGIPEALVQRKELRDDHESTAWWMSLGLGMLSAACLYVAAPPLAAAMEMPRLEFGARLMCVPVLLDGLAATANARLRRQLRFGALAVAETLGEAAFVAVALLVLRAGMPEWSLAGALAARIGVRALATCAAGRHLPVGLPRIAAARDLGRFALSVTGAEATIAVSANADYLLVGRLLGDRALGLYSVAWDLLRFVPYRLHRVAVRVTLPAFCRLQDDDRELARAYRGLFNYLARIVLPIIACVAVAAPELLHTLYGAQWAAAATPLRLMAAGLAVAGLREGIGSIYYAKDHPAFDIYLNALRFILIVAAVLSLAGGGLFAISAGMSVVEGLTSVIGVRLACELLNLNLRGLIAAAVPGLRLAVACAIVSALGKAGARAANLDTPAVAAIAAFLPAIVFCWVESAAMSEILARAFGRTRLATLQGATR, encoded by the coding sequence TTGTGGACTGCATTCGCGCGCAGCGTGCGCGACAACGTGATGGGCGAATTCGCGGTCCAGGTGATCCGCATCGGCGGAATCGTGATACTCGCCCGCCGTCTGCATCCCGAGGACTTCGGCCTGCTCAAAGTGCTGCTGGTCGTCAGCGTCTTTGCGACTCTATTCTGCGAGGCCGGGATTCCCGAGGCGCTGGTCCAGCGCAAAGAACTCAGGGACGATCACGAGTCCACCGCGTGGTGGATGAGCCTTGGGCTTGGAATGCTCAGCGCCGCGTGCCTGTACGTCGCAGCGCCGCCACTGGCGGCTGCGATGGAGATGCCGCGGCTGGAATTCGGCGCGCGCCTGATGTGCGTGCCGGTCCTGCTCGACGGACTGGCGGCGACGGCCAACGCGCGGCTGCGCAGGCAGCTGCGCTTCGGCGCGCTGGCGGTGGCTGAGACCTTGGGTGAGGCGGCCTTCGTGGCGGTTGCGCTCCTCGTTCTGCGCGCGGGAATGCCTGAATGGAGCCTGGCCGGCGCGCTCGCCGCGCGCATCGGCGTGCGTGCGCTGGCGACCTGCGCCGCTGGCCGCCATCTGCCGGTCGGCTTGCCGCGGATCGCGGCCGCGCGCGACCTCGGCCGCTTCGCGCTGAGCGTAACCGGGGCCGAGGCGACGATCGCGGTGTCGGCCAACGCCGATTATTTGCTGGTGGGCCGGCTGCTCGGCGATCGCGCCCTCGGCCTGTACTCGGTTGCGTGGGACCTCCTGCGCTTCGTTCCCTACAGGCTGCATCGCGTGGCCGTGCGAGTGACGTTGCCCGCGTTCTGCCGTCTGCAGGACGACGATCGCGAGCTCGCGCGCGCCTACCGCGGCCTGTTCAACTATCTCGCCCGTATCGTGCTGCCGATCATCGCCTGCGTCGCCGTCGCCGCCCCCGAACTGCTGCATACGCTTTACGGGGCGCAGTGGGCGGCGGCGGCGACGCCGCTGCGCCTGATGGCCGCGGGGCTCGCGGTGGCCGGACTGCGCGAAGGGATTGGTTCGATCTACTACGCCAAGGACCATCCGGCGTTCGACATTTATCTCAACGCCCTGCGCTTCATCCTGATCGTAGCCGCGGTCCTTTCGCTCGCCGGCGGAGGGCTGTTCGCAATCAGCGCCGGCATGAGCGTCGTGGAAGGCCTGACGAGTGTGATCGGCGTCCGTCTCGCCTGCGAATTGCTCAATCTGAACCTGCGCGGGCTCATCGCCGCCGCAGTTCCGGGTCTGCGCCTGGCGGTCGCGTGCGCCATCGTGAGCGCACTGGGCAAGGCCGGCGCGCGCGCCGCCAACCTCGACACTCCGGCAGTCGCGGCGATCGCCGCGTTCCTCCCGGCGATCGTCTTTTGCTGGGTTGAGTCGGCGGCGATGAGCGAGATCTTGGCGCGCGCGTTCGGCCGCACCCGCCTGGCAACGCTCCAGGGAGCGACGCGATGA
- a CDS encoding LLM class flavin-dependent oxidoreductase has protein sequence MKFMFFFLPTIPATIEERRALRPIAGRTERWQRMIDEVVEISQLAEDVGFDAVCFPEHHLHSEGLEMGSLPVLTQHVIHNTKRIKVGPIGYVLPGWNPLRLALEIAWLDQLTKGRTFVGFARGYQARWLNQMAQKIHVTATASDKSETDRINREAFEEVFRFLKLAWGDEPFRFKGKYYEYPSPQEGIQWPPHQWTREFGFPGEVDELGRIQKINVVPKPYQRPHPPLFQAFSISEETVRWCAREGITPTILISQPPLLRKLVEAYRDEAAKAGRQLNLGESVGVLRAVYLADSHAQAQKLAEDGVCGLAFRRFFYHFGFFEAWREAEDEARYGKNMLPVEEATTARMERADFAYMGTVDDVRRKLDAMVENVHPEWFVWQGDQGLLPTDVVRRQIETFGKHLLTRYK, from the coding sequence ATGAAGTTCATGTTCTTCTTTCTGCCCACCATTCCCGCCACTATCGAGGAGCGGCGTGCACTGCGTCCGATCGCCGGCCGCACCGAGCGCTGGCAGCGGATGATCGACGAGGTGGTCGAGATCTCGCAGCTCGCCGAGGACGTCGGTTTTGACGCGGTGTGCTTCCCCGAACACCATCTCCACAGCGAGGGGTTGGAGATGGGTAGCCTGCCGGTGCTCACCCAGCACGTGATTCACAACACCAAGCGAATCAAAGTCGGCCCCATCGGCTACGTGCTGCCCGGATGGAATCCGCTCAGATTGGCGCTGGAAATCGCGTGGCTTGACCAGCTCACCAAGGGACGAACCTTCGTCGGCTTCGCGCGCGGCTACCAGGCGCGCTGGCTTAACCAGATGGCGCAGAAGATCCATGTCACCGCCACTGCCAGCGACAAGAGCGAAACCGACCGCATCAACCGCGAGGCTTTCGAGGAGGTCTTTCGCTTCCTAAAGCTCGCGTGGGGCGATGAGCCCTTCCGCTTCAAGGGCAAGTACTACGAGTATCCCTCGCCCCAGGAAGGGATTCAGTGGCCGCCGCACCAATGGACGCGCGAGTTCGGCTTCCCGGGCGAAGTCGACGAGCTCGGGCGAATCCAGAAGATCAACGTCGTGCCCAAGCCTTATCAGCGCCCGCATCCGCCGCTGTTCCAGGCCTTCTCGATCAGCGAGGAAACCGTGCGCTGGTGCGCACGCGAGGGAATCACGCCGACCATCCTGATCTCGCAGCCGCCACTGCTGCGCAAGCTGGTCGAGGCCTACCGCGACGAGGCGGCCAAGGCTGGCCGCCAACTGAATCTGGGCGAAAGCGTGGGCGTCCTGCGCGCGGTGTATCTCGCTGACAGCCATGCGCAGGCCCAGAAGCTAGCCGAGGACGGCGTATGCGGACTCGCCTTCCGCAGGTTCTTCTACCACTTCGGCTTCTTCGAGGCCTGGCGTGAGGCGGAGGACGAGGCGCGCTATGGCAAGAATATGCTGCCGGTCGAGGAGGCGACCACGGCGCGGATGGAGAGGGCGGACTTCGCTTACATGGGCACGGTGGACGACGTGCGGCGCAAGCTCGACGCGATGGTGGAGAACGTCCATCCCGAGTGGTTCGTCTGGCAGGGCGACCAGGGATTGCTGCCCACCGACGTCGTCAGGAGGCAGATCGAAACTTTCGGCAAACACCTGCTGACGCGCTACAAGTAG
- a CDS encoding polysaccharide biosynthesis/export family protein, whose protein sequence is MFNQVMIAGWTAERRVAAGILNPSKCAWDLRTTLCIAITALVAGCSASAARGDLAGINRPQLSAQQCAAQADIENAALNAAAADSAYIIQPGDDLVISFYLNSEFNDSVVVRPDGQINLQLVGDVRAAGLTPQALAARLNEAYSSELRSPDASVHVKNMPSRQVYVEGEVSKPKAIVLEPGMTLLQAIADAGGLTDNASSDAVVIRRDACGTPQGSVVNLSQAMEQPSSGEDVALLPRDIVVVPRSTIANINLFIKHYIRNNLPIQPYASFPL, encoded by the coding sequence ATGTTTAACCAAGTGATGATTGCTGGATGGACGGCGGAGCGGCGGGTGGCAGCCGGAATTCTGAACCCGAGCAAGTGTGCATGGGATCTTCGGACAACCCTGTGCATCGCCATCACCGCTTTGGTCGCCGGTTGCAGCGCGTCTGCCGCCCGGGGCGATCTCGCAGGAATAAACCGCCCGCAGTTGTCGGCACAGCAATGTGCGGCACAAGCCGACATCGAGAACGCCGCTCTCAACGCGGCAGCCGCCGACAGTGCCTACATCATCCAGCCGGGTGACGACCTCGTGATCAGTTTCTATCTCAATTCCGAGTTCAATGACTCCGTGGTGGTGCGGCCAGACGGGCAGATCAACCTCCAGCTCGTGGGTGATGTGCGGGCGGCCGGACTCACTCCGCAGGCCCTCGCGGCGCGCCTTAATGAAGCCTATTCCAGCGAGCTGCGCTCACCTGACGCCTCAGTCCACGTGAAGAACATGCCGAGCCGCCAAGTGTATGTCGAGGGCGAGGTATCGAAGCCCAAGGCGATCGTACTCGAGCCGGGAATGACGCTGCTTCAGGCGATTGCAGATGCCGGCGGCCTTACCGACAACGCCAGCAGCGACGCAGTAGTGATCCGACGCGACGCGTGCGGCACGCCACAGGGATCAGTAGTCAACTTGAGCCAGGCGATGGAACAGCCGTCGAGCGGCGAGGACGTGGCGCTGCTGCCGCGCGATATCGTCGTGGTCCCGCGCAGCACGATCGCCAATATCAACCTGTTCATCAAACACTACATCCGCAACAACCTGCCGATCCAGCCGTACGCGAGTTTTCCGCTGTGA
- a CDS encoding exopolysaccharide biosynthesis polyprenyl glycosylphosphotransferase, with translation MFAGELQRQSTVFAAADTAAIAGGFAAAFALSEPEAGVGAVGPAPMPLAAAAIALVALWMTTFRFVEDRRESASGIKQIMSVAVGCLVAIAIAFTAAALCGVRIPNRVLALALAGSIACAPPARRAALWCLKTAYAAPQIRTPLVVFGFTPAAQSLVNGILTQPTAYSPIAFIDDGPGGRQYRGLPVLPETAFASLAAACSGLEAAIAVADESRALTERILDMCRTRRVRWWLVPWMPGSSARALEVQRIGELALVSVPGRRLEGLNLAVKRMFDLAVATLFLGLAAPVMAIAAAAIWLCDGSPVLFRQTRVGIHGKRFEILKLRTMSRGTADEPHREYVEHWILRNGSAPVANGKGHHAPVFKLADDERVTSVGRILRRFSADELPQLINVLRGEMSLIGPRPALPYELELYRDWHWQRLDAPPGITGLWQVSGRNRLPFDEMVRLDLHYIRDWSLAGDLKILLRTVPVLLQGDGM, from the coding sequence ATGTTCGCCGGCGAACTACAACGTCAGAGCACGGTATTCGCGGCCGCCGACACGGCGGCGATTGCCGGCGGCTTTGCGGCCGCGTTTGCCTTGTCAGAGCCAGAAGCCGGCGTTGGCGCGGTCGGGCCGGCGCCGATGCCGCTCGCCGCCGCGGCGATCGCGCTGGTAGCGCTGTGGATGACGACCTTCCGGTTCGTCGAGGACCGGCGCGAGAGCGCAAGCGGCATCAAGCAAATCATGTCAGTTGCGGTGGGCTGCCTCGTCGCCATCGCCATCGCATTCACCGCCGCGGCTCTGTGCGGCGTGCGGATCCCCAACAGAGTACTGGCGCTTGCGCTCGCAGGAAGCATAGCGTGCGCGCCGCCGGCTCGGCGCGCAGCGCTCTGGTGTCTGAAAACAGCCTATGCAGCGCCGCAAATCCGCACCCCGCTCGTCGTTTTCGGATTCACGCCCGCCGCCCAATCCCTGGTCAATGGAATATTGACGCAGCCGACTGCGTATTCGCCGATCGCCTTCATCGACGATGGGCCGGGTGGCCGACAGTATCGAGGGCTGCCGGTGCTGCCGGAAACGGCGTTCGCCTCTCTGGCAGCCGCGTGTTCGGGCCTCGAGGCCGCGATTGCGGTTGCCGACGAGAGCCGCGCGCTTACCGAGCGGATCCTCGACATGTGCCGGACGCGTCGCGTGCGCTGGTGGTTGGTGCCATGGATGCCCGGCTCGTCTGCCAGGGCGCTGGAGGTACAGCGGATCGGCGAGCTTGCGCTGGTTTCGGTGCCGGGCCGCCGGCTCGAAGGCCTCAACCTGGCGGTCAAGCGGATGTTTGATCTCGCTGTGGCGACGTTGTTCCTTGGGTTGGCGGCGCCGGTGATGGCAATCGCGGCGGCGGCGATTTGGCTGTGCGACGGCTCACCGGTGCTCTTCCGCCAGACGCGGGTCGGCATCCATGGCAAGCGGTTTGAGATTCTGAAGCTGCGCACGATGAGCCGCGGGACCGCGGACGAGCCGCATCGCGAATACGTCGAGCACTGGATTTTGCGTAACGGCAGCGCGCCGGTGGCGAACGGCAAAGGGCATCATGCGCCGGTTTTCAAGCTCGCAGACGACGAGCGTGTGACCTCCGTCGGCCGTATCCTGCGCCGGTTCAGCGCAGATGAGCTGCCGCAGCTGATCAACGTCCTGCGTGGGGAGATGAGCCTGATCGGGCCCCGTCCGGCGCTGCCCTACGAACTCGAACTTTATCGCGACTGGCACTGGCAGCGGCTCGATGCGCCTCCAGGGATCACCGGCCTCTGGCAGGTGAGCGGACGCAACCGGCTGCCTTTCGATGAGATGGTGCGCCTCGATCTCCACTATATCCGCGACTGGTCGCTCGCCGGCGATCTCAAGATCCTCCTGAGAACAGTGCCGGTCCTGCTCCAGGGAGACGGCATGTGA
- a CDS encoding AAA family ATPase has product MPFEFTPSPAAFFAGASHREALAALEWGLLHEPSGFTLLVGRTGMGKSTLIAALLERHRNHLRIVHLSNPQIGAGQMLPFIAQQLGIKTAGGASRRELLDALQKFLGALKPGERVAVLIDEAQALSEESLEELRLLSNCGRVEEQQLCFILVGQPELLRRLAEEPMRSLNERIGARAILTPLGDAEARDYVAYRLAVQGGRVEAIFARRALRHLITQSLGVPRLINVLCHNAMLFAYSRDAKRITLGMARRSVREREESFVAAAAAGRAPAGRAAAKVMRPAAALAALCLAGGLVVYGWPPARQPAGAVVGDAPQARPAHAIGYLEPPAVATETSVAVAPAATQAQTIVPGADDPRRDNFPVALTERLEEPRLATTSNAAAKPGDAGVPHETGAFHGTASDIQPAEATAKRRQDSTRRVRVVAGDTLGKIAQHYLGSEDELPRLVSANPQFPDINLIYPGDIVVLPLGAGSARSQGSSWANTTKR; this is encoded by the coding sequence ATGCCGTTTGAGTTCACACCGTCGCCCGCGGCGTTCTTCGCCGGCGCCTCTCATCGAGAGGCCCTCGCCGCGCTCGAGTGGGGCCTGCTGCACGAGCCGAGCGGATTCACCCTGCTGGTCGGCCGGACCGGGATGGGCAAGAGCACCCTCATCGCCGCCCTTCTCGAACGCCATCGCAACCACCTCCGCATCGTACACCTGAGCAACCCGCAGATCGGCGCCGGACAGATGCTTCCATTCATCGCGCAGCAGCTCGGCATCAAAACCGCCGGCGGAGCCTCGCGGCGCGAATTGCTTGACGCCCTGCAAAAGTTTCTGGGCGCGCTCAAGCCGGGCGAACGGGTCGCGGTGCTCATCGACGAGGCGCAGGCGCTCAGCGAGGAATCGCTCGAAGAACTTCGCCTGCTCTCGAATTGCGGTCGCGTCGAAGAGCAGCAGCTCTGCTTCATCTTGGTGGGGCAGCCGGAGCTGCTGCGGCGGTTGGCGGAGGAACCGATGCGGTCCCTGAACGAGCGCATCGGTGCACGAGCGATACTCACTCCGCTGGGCGACGCAGAAGCTCGTGATTATGTCGCGTATCGGCTCGCTGTCCAAGGCGGACGTGTCGAAGCGATATTCGCCAGGCGTGCACTCAGGCATCTGATTACTCAAAGCCTCGGAGTGCCTCGACTGATAAATGTGCTTTGCCATAACGCGATGCTGTTCGCATATTCGCGCGATGCCAAAAGGATCACGTTGGGCATGGCGCGCAGGTCGGTCAGGGAGCGTGAGGAGTCCTTCGTCGCCGCCGCAGCGGCGGGGCGCGCGCCAGCTGGCCGCGCGGCGGCGAAGGTCATGCGCCCGGCGGCCGCACTTGCGGCGCTGTGCCTGGCGGGCGGGCTGGTCGTCTACGGATGGCCGCCCGCCCGCCAACCGGCCGGGGCCGTAGTCGGCGATGCGCCGCAGGCGCGCCCGGCCCACGCGATCGGATATCTCGAGCCGCCGGCGGTCGCCACTGAGACCTCGGTAGCTGTCGCCCCGGCTGCGACGCAGGCGCAAACGATCGTACCTGGCGCAGACGATCCGCGCCGCGATAACTTCCCGGTCGCTTTGACTGAGCGGCTCGAGGAGCCACGACTTGCAACGACGTCAAACGCCGCGGCTAAGCCTGGTGACGCGGGCGTGCCGCATGAAACAGGCGCGTTCCATGGGACAGCAAGCGATATTCAGCCGGCGGAGGCTACAGCGAAGCGCCGCCAGGATTCAACCCGGCGCGTAAGGGTAGTAGCGGGAGACACACTGGGAAAGATCGCACAACACTATCTGGGCTCGGAAGACGAACTCCCGCGTCTCGTCAGTGCTAATCCGCAATTTCCGGATATCAACCTAATCTATCCGGGCGACATTGTAGTGCTGCCGCTCGGCGCCGGTTCGGCGAGGAGCCAAGGTAGCTCGTGGGCAAATACTACGAAGCGTTGA
- a CDS encoding DegT/DnrJ/EryC1/StrS family aminotransferase produces the protein MIKFVDLPSQNREIRERVERELGEIHRSAAYIGGPAVDALEQEFAAYLGVRQVVGVGSGTDALRLALMAAGVSPGDEVITSPMTFVATAEAICQSGALPVFVDVDRATANLDPEALRKYLAAGRWRSVNGPRAIVPVHLYGLPAPMDEVRKVAEEYNLVVIEDACQAHGARLRGAAGWAKAGSFGAAGCFSFYPGKNLGAWGEAGAVATNNESLAARIRTLRDHGRISHYAHQEYGYNARLDAVQAVVLRAKLARLEAWNARRRRVAELYRQLLAGCEVTLPTEPEGTQSSWHLFVIRHPRRDAIRRALLMSEIECAIHYPVPLHLQPACKALGYQPGDFPASESIADTVLSLPMHPHLSDDDVARVAEAVRRAIDSEKPVRRRTLAKHYHVSPPTW, from the coding sequence GTGATTAAATTCGTCGATTTGCCGTCACAGAACCGCGAAATCCGCGAGCGTGTCGAGCGCGAGCTCGGTGAAATCCACCGCAGCGCCGCCTACATCGGGGGCCCGGCCGTCGACGCGCTGGAGCAGGAATTCGCCGCCTACCTTGGCGTGCGCCAGGTGGTCGGGGTCGGCAGCGGCACCGACGCGCTGCGGCTTGCGCTGATGGCGGCCGGCGTCAGCCCGGGAGATGAGGTGATTACGTCGCCGATGACCTTCGTTGCAACCGCCGAGGCTATCTGCCAGAGCGGGGCGCTGCCGGTCTTTGTCGACGTCGATCGGGCAACCGCGAATCTGGATCCCGAGGCGCTGCGCAAATATCTCGCCGCGGGCCGCTGGCGCTCGGTCAACGGCCCGCGAGCCATCGTGCCGGTGCATCTGTATGGCTTGCCGGCGCCGATGGATGAGGTGCGGAAAGTCGCCGAGGAGTACAACCTCGTGGTCATCGAGGACGCCTGCCAGGCCCACGGCGCCCGACTACGTGGCGCGGCGGGCTGGGCGAAAGCGGGAAGCTTCGGCGCGGCCGGCTGCTTCAGCTTCTATCCGGGCAAGAACCTCGGCGCGTGGGGCGAGGCGGGCGCCGTAGCGACCAACAACGAGTCGCTCGCAGCGCGGATCCGAACGCTGCGCGATCACGGCCGCATATCGCATTATGCGCATCAGGAGTACGGCTACAACGCGCGGCTCGACGCAGTGCAGGCGGTGGTGCTGCGTGCGAAGCTCGCACGCCTGGAGGCGTGGAATGCGCGTCGGCGGCGGGTGGCCGAGCTCTATCGTCAATTGCTCGCGGGCTGTGAAGTCACGCTGCCCACCGAGCCCGAGGGTACGCAGTCGAGCTGGCACCTTTTCGTGATTCGGCATCCCAGGAGAGACGCAATTCGGCGCGCGCTCCTGATGAGCGAGATAGAATGTGCAATCCACTACCCTGTCCCATTGCATTTGCAGCCAGCCTGCAAGGCGCTCGGTTATCAACCCGGCGACTTCCCGGCCAGCGAGTCGATCGCGGACACTGTTCTTTCGCTTCCCATGCACCCTCATCTGAGCGATGACGATGTGGCGCGGGTAGCGGAAGCTGTACGCAGAGCGATCGATAGTGAAAAGCCTGTTCGCCGGCGGACCCTTGCAAAACACTATCACGTTTCCCCCCCTACGTGGTGA
- a CDS encoding acyltransferase encodes MSLAPGVRVSAFVNLYGCEIGQDSRIGAFVEVQRGASIGSRCKISSHSFVCTGVVIEDEVFIGHGVVFINDRHPRATRPDGAAQEEGDWQLERTWVRRGATVGSGAIIMCGVEIGAGAMVGAGALVTHDVPPGAVVAGHPARVRRIEYVAREGSVARD; translated from the coding sequence GTGAGTCTGGCTCCCGGCGTGCGGGTGAGCGCGTTCGTCAATCTCTACGGCTGCGAGATCGGCCAGGACTCGCGCATCGGCGCTTTCGTGGAAGTCCAGCGCGGCGCCTCGATCGGCAGCCGCTGTAAAATCTCCAGCCACAGCTTCGTTTGTACCGGAGTCGTGATCGAAGACGAAGTCTTCATCGGGCACGGCGTGGTGTTTATCAACGACCGCCATCCACGCGCCACCCGGCCCGACGGCGCCGCGCAAGAGGAAGGCGACTGGCAGCTCGAACGCACTTGGGTCAGGCGCGGCGCTACGGTGGGCAGCGGCGCGATCATCATGTGCGGCGTCGAGATCGGCGCCGGAGCGATGGTGGGCGCGGGCGCGCTGGTCACCCACGACGTGCCGCCGGGCGCGGTCGTGGCCGGCCATCCGGCCAGAGTCCGACGCATTGAATATGTAGCCCGGGAGGGAAGTGTCGCACGTGATTAA
- a CDS encoding Gfo/Idh/MocA family oxidoreductase: MSQLLKAEIHQTNGHHFNGSNGHPAKTPQRARVAGIGVVGLGYWGPNWIRNLHQLRCTGKIVACDLDAARRDYVSGLYSGLQTSSSFENLLDDPEIEGVVIATPVSSHYRMARRALECNKAVLVEKPLATSVREAAGLIEIARERGRTLMVGHTFEYSAPVLKAKEIISAGEVGEVLYLSSVRANLGLFQHDVNVVWDLATHDVSIMLKLMERQPESISCQGQSHYGNRVEDVALLTLRFAHNVIAFIHVSWLDPNKIRRTTIVGSRKMLVYDDTAAQEKIRIYDKGVSVSRYYDTFGEFQFSYRYGDIQIPRIEEYEPLRAECEHFVDCIATGRIPETDGVNGLRVVGILEAANRSLREGGRAVAIEEVSGGSHAMP, translated from the coding sequence ATGAGTCAACTTCTGAAAGCGGAAATCCATCAGACAAACGGCCATCATTTCAACGGATCGAATGGCCATCCGGCGAAAACGCCGCAGCGGGCGCGAGTCGCCGGAATCGGGGTCGTCGGACTCGGGTATTGGGGGCCCAACTGGATACGCAATCTGCATCAGTTGCGCTGCACGGGCAAGATCGTCGCCTGCGATTTGGATGCCGCGCGCCGCGACTATGTATCGGGACTATATAGCGGGCTCCAAACCAGCTCCAGTTTCGAGAATCTTTTGGACGATCCGGAGATCGAGGGAGTGGTAATCGCCACACCGGTCAGCTCGCATTACCGGATGGCGCGCAGGGCGCTTGAGTGCAACAAGGCGGTGCTGGTCGAAAAGCCGCTGGCGACCTCGGTGCGGGAAGCCGCCGGTTTGATCGAGATCGCGCGCGAGCGCGGACGCACTCTGATGGTGGGGCACACGTTCGAGTACAGCGCGCCGGTGCTGAAGGCGAAGGAGATTATCTCCGCCGGCGAGGTCGGCGAGGTGCTCTATCTCAGTTCCGTGCGCGCTAACCTCGGGCTATTTCAGCACGACGTGAACGTGGTGTGGGACCTGGCGACGCATGACGTATCGATCATGCTCAAGCTGATGGAGCGTCAGCCGGAGTCGATCAGCTGCCAGGGGCAGAGCCACTATGGAAACCGGGTCGAAGACGTCGCTCTGCTGACGCTGCGCTTTGCACACAACGTTATAGCTTTCATCCACGTCAGTTGGCTGGATCCGAACAAGATACGGCGAACCACGATCGTGGGCTCGCGCAAAATGCTGGTGTACGACGATACCGCGGCGCAGGAAAAGATCAGGATCTATGACAAAGGCGTCAGCGTAAGCCGCTACTACGATACCTTCGGCGAATTCCAGTTTTCGTACCGTTACGGCGATATCCAGATTCCACGCATCGAGGAATACGAACCGCTGCGAGCGGAGTGCGAACACTTCGTCGACTGCATCGCGACTGGCCGGATCCCGGAGACCGACGGCGTCAACGGCCTGCGGGTGGTCGGAATTTTGGAGGCCGCCAACCGCTCGCTCCGCGAAGGCGGGCGCGCGGTGGCTATCGAAGAAGTAAGCGGGGGAAGCCATGCAATGCCGTGA
- a CDS encoding GNAT family N-acetyltransferase — protein MPFSDFCPPLAADPAAGAHLLAHLAEHPQAAGGVEVRGSAAVSPWQLSTCFENWTLDLRRPLSAVERELGGVLRRKLNRNLRHAMVSGISIARGSAATDAQHFCELQFDARRRLGLPSQPASFFRLAHSIFAPSGAFEVWLARMSGRVVGGLVLLRAGGQLYEKWSARAADAPFGAAHLLLWSVIEEFAGKAEMLDLGRADVRNQGLGQFKKAIGAVAAPLPYSFFPRSPRTVSSEAPGAMQRVLSTLWRRIPSPASRLLGSAIYGYLA, from the coding sequence TTGCCGTTTTCCGACTTCTGTCCGCCCCTCGCTGCCGATCCCGCCGCCGGCGCGCACTTGCTGGCTCATCTGGCGGAGCATCCGCAAGCCGCGGGCGGCGTTGAAGTCCGCGGCAGTGCGGCCGTATCGCCTTGGCAGCTCTCCACGTGTTTCGAAAACTGGACGCTCGACCTACGCCGTCCGCTCAGCGCGGTCGAGCGCGAGCTGGGTGGTGTGCTGCGGCGCAAGCTGAATCGCAACCTGCGTCACGCGATGGTCTCGGGCATTAGCATTGCACGGGGTTCGGCCGCGACCGATGCGCAGCATTTTTGTGAACTTCAATTCGACGCGCGCCGCCGGCTCGGTTTGCCGTCCCAGCCCGCCTCCTTCTTCCGCCTGGCGCATTCGATTTTCGCTCCCAGCGGCGCGTTCGAGGTGTGGCTGGCGCGGATGTCCGGGCGTGTCGTAGGCGGCCTGGTGCTCCTGCGCGCGGGTGGCCAACTCTATGAGAAATGGAGCGCGCGCGCGGCCGACGCTCCTTTCGGTGCGGCCCACCTGCTGCTGTGGAGCGTGATCGAGGAATTCGCGGGCAAAGCTGAAATGCTCGACCTCGGCCGCGCCGATGTTCGCAACCAGGGCCTGGGCCAATTCAAAAAAGCGATAGGCGCGGTTGCCGCACCTCTTCCCTATTCATTTTTCCCGCGGTCGCCGCGCACCGTCAGTTCCGAAGCGCCGGGCGCGATGCAACGCGTGTTGTCAACGCTGTGGCGCCGGATTCCATCACCGGCCAGCCGTCTGCTCGGCTCGGCGATCTACGGGTACCTCGCATGA
- a CDS encoding phosphate-starvation-inducible PsiE family protein has product MGRSIDEPQPTGTRHVHQTLLPALEAADAIVYALVGVVFLLAALGMLGYSLLAFPASLRASGFALAVVTLVNDLLLVMIIMEVLRTVLSYLQERASSLQPFLFIAAISATRRILAIGAQMSVTGENLSPDKFREIMIDLGANAGAILAIAVALYLLNRRPAEP; this is encoded by the coding sequence ATGGGGCGCTCCATCGACGAACCGCAGCCGACCGGTACGCGGCACGTTCATCAGACGCTGCTGCCTGCACTCGAAGCGGCCGACGCGATCGTTTACGCCCTGGTCGGCGTGGTGTTTCTGCTCGCCGCGCTGGGGATGCTCGGCTACAGCCTGCTCGCCTTTCCGGCGAGCCTGCGCGCGAGCGGGTTTGCCCTGGCGGTGGTGACGCTGGTCAACGATCTGCTGCTGGTGATGATCATCATGGAGGTGCTGCGGACGGTGCTCTCCTACCTCCAGGAGCGCGCCTCATCGCTCCAGCCGTTCCTCTTCATCGCAGCGATCTCCGCGACCCGGCGCATCCTGGCGATCGGCGCGCAGATGAGCGTGACCGGGGAAAATCTCTCGCCCGACAAATTCCGCGAGATCATGATTGATCTCGGCGCCAATGCCGGAGCGATTCTGGCGATCGCCGTCGCGCTTTACCTGCTCAACCGCCGTCCCGCCGAGCCCTGA